TACGCGCACACCATCGAGTCCGCAGGCAACGACCTTCTGAACCTGATCAACGACGTGCTGGACCTCTCGAAGATCGAGGCGGGACACATGGATATCTCCCCCGTGCGGGTTACGCTGGCGGAGGTGTCCGGAAACATGAGGGACATCTTCGAACCGATCGCCCGCGAAAAGGGGGTGAAACTCACCGTGGAGGTGGACCCCAACCTGCCGGAGGCGATGGAGACGGACCCGCAGAGGCTGGAGCAGATCCTCAAGAACCTGCTTTCGAACGCACTGAAGTTCACCGAGAAGGGGGAAGTCGTGCTGCGTGTGGGCCGCGGGCCGAGGAACCAGCTGAGTTTCAAGGTGAGCGACACCGGCATCGGCATCGCCGCGGAAAAGCGGCGGGCGATTTTCGATCCGTTTTTCCAGGGGGATGCGGGAACGAGCAGGAAATACGGCGGCACGGGACTGGGCCTCTCCATCTCCCGGAACCTGGCACGCCTGCTGGGCGGCGAGATGCGCCTCGTGAGCGAGGTTGGCAAAGGCAGCACCTTCACCCTGCTGGTGCCGGAGGTATGGCAGGCACCCGCTCCCGGCGCCGTTCCCGCACCTGTTCCCGCGGAGAAGGCCCCGGATCTTGACCGGCTCCTGGAAGAAACATCGCGGCATGCCCCGGCAGCCCCGGCAGCCCCGCCTATCACGGAAGGAACCGTGCCGGATGACCGTGAGGCACTGAGTGGCCGGGGACGGGTGATCCTGGTGGTGGAGGATGACAAGTCCTTCGCCGAGATCGTCTATGATCTGGCGCGTGAGATGAGTTTCGAGTGCCTGGTCGCCACCAGCGCGGAGGAAGCGCTGCGGCTGGCGAAGCGGTTCATTCCAAACGCCATCGTCCTGGACGTCGGCCTGCCGGACAACAGCGGCCTCATCGTGCTGGAACAGTTGAAAAGCGATCCGAACACGCGCCACATCCCCGTTCACGTGGTCTCCGCGAGCGACTACACCCGCACGGCGCTCTCCTTGGGGGCGGTCGGCTACATGATGAAGCCGGTGAAGCGGGAGCAACTGGTGGAGACTTTCAGGAAGCTGGAGATGAAGATCAGCCAGAAGGTCCGCCGCGTGCTGCTGGTGGAGGATGATCCGGTGCAGATGGACGCCATGAGGGACCTGCTGGGTTCACGGGACGTCGAGGCGGTGTGCGCCCGCACGGCGGCGGAGTGCCTGGAGCAGCTTGGCGGTTCCACCTTCGACTGCATGGTGCTGGACCTCAGCCTGCCGGATGCTTCAGGCTTCGCGCTGCTGGAGAAGCTGAGCATGGAGCATGCGTATTCCTTCCCGCCGGTCATCGTTTATACCGGCCGGGTGTTGAGTTCCGAAGAGGAACAGCGGCTGCGGAAGTATTCGAAATCCATCATCATCAAAGGGGCGAAGTCGCCCGAGCGGCTGCTGGATGAGGTGACCCTCTTCCTGCACCAGGTGGTGTCGGAACTGCCTGCGGAGAAGCGCAGGCTCATCGAGAAGGCGACGAGCCGGGACGAAGCTCTGGAAGGCAGGAGGGTCCTCATCGCGGAGGATGACGTGAGGAACGTCTTCGCGCTGACCAGCCTGCTGGAAGGCCGCGGGGTGAAGGTCCAGATCGCCAGGAATGGCCGTGAGGCGCTGGAAGTGCTGGCTGACTCCCTCCAGGATCCCTCGAAGAAAGTCGATCTGGTGCTGATGGATGTCATGATGCCGGAAATGGATGGCATCACCGCGATGAAAGAAATCCGCCGGCGTCAGGAGTGGAAGAAGCTTCCCATCATCGCCCTGACAGCGAAGGCGATGCGCAGCGACCAGGAACAGTGCCTGGCCGCCGGAGCGAATGACTACCTGGCCAAGCCGCTGGATGTGGAGAAGCTGCTCTCCCTGGTGCGTGTGTGGATGCCGCGATGAAATCAAGGGAATCGGAAATCGAGGAGATCGAGCTGGGGTTGCTGCTGGAGGCGATCTACAGGCGGTATCACTATGATTTCCGGGACTACTCGGAGGCGTCGCTGCGGCGGCGGCTCGGGCAGGCGTGCCTGCACTTCGGCCTGTCGAGTTTTTCCCAGCTCCAGCACCTCATCCTCCATGAGGAGGGAATGATGGCGAAGATGCTCCAGTTCCTCACCGTCCAGGTGAGCGAGATGTTCCGGGATCCGTCGTATTTCCGCGCCTTGCGGGAAAAGGTGCTGCCCCATCTGAGGACCTATCCATCGCTGAAGGTCTGGGTTGCTGGCTGCAGCTCGGGTGAGGAACTCTACTCGCTGGTCATCACCTTCCGGGAGGAAGGACTGGAAGACCGGACGATCTTCTACGCCACTGACATCAACACGGATGCGCTGGAGAAGGCCCAGGCGGGCGTCTATGAACTGGACCGGCTGGCCCTTTTCACCGCGAACCACCGGGCCTCCGGCGGGCGCAGCTCCCTTTCCGACTACTACTCCACCGGTTACGGCCGGGCGATCTTTGACAAGAGCCTGCGGAAACGCACCGTGTTCTCCGACCACAGCCTGGTGTCCGATGCGGTGTTCGCGGAGACGCAATTGGTGTCCTGCCGGAATGTCATGATCTATTTCAACCGGGAACTCCAGGACCGGGCCATCGGTTTGTTCAAGGATTCGCTGTCGAGGAAGGGGTTCCTGGGGATCGGTTCGAAGGAAAGCCTCCGTTTCTCCGCACATGCGGCGGGGTTCTCCGAGTTCGACCGGGATGAGCGGATCTATCAGAAGGAGGGCGGGGAATGAATGCGGAGGTAAAGGTCAACGAGCCGTTTCCTGCGGTGGTCATCGGGGCATCCGTGGGTGCCATCGAGGCGCTCACCCGCATCCTGCCGACATTGCCCGCCGGGTTTCCCTGCGCGGTGATGGTGGTGGTGCATCTGCCCCGCCACTCGGACAGCCTGCTTTCCGCGATCTTCTCCGAGCGCTGCATGATGAAGGTGAAGGAGGCGGAGGACAAGGAACCGCTGGTTCCCGGGACCATCTACTTCGCCGCGCCGGACTACCACCTGCTGGTGAACCCGGACTTCACGCTGGCGTTGTCATCCGACGAGCCGGTCCACTACTCGCGGCCATCGGTGGATGTGCTGTTCGAGTCCGCGGCGGCCGTCTTCGGGGATGGCCTCACCGGCGTGATCCTCACCGGCTCGAACGAGGACGGGGCCGCGGGCCTGGCGGCGGTGTCCGCCGCCGGTGGATATGCCCTGGTCCAGAACCCATCCACGGCGGAAGGACGGAACATGCCGGCCTCCGCCATCTCCGCGTGCCCGGCGGCCCATGTGCTGGATCTGGAGGGCATCGCGGCATTCCTCAACGCCATGAAACCATCTGGCGGCACCTTTTCCTGAAATATGAGTTCCAAACCTGACATCAACTTTCTGCTGGTGGATGACCTTGAGGCGAATCTCATCGCCCTGGAGGCCATCCTGAAAAAGGAGGGGCTCACCCTGCTGAAGGCCCGTTCCGGACGGGAAGCGCTGGAACTGCTGTTGGTGCATGAGATCGCGCTAGCCTTCGTGGACGTGCAGATGCCGGAGATGACGGGTTTCGAGCTGGCGGAAATGATGCGCGGCACGGAGCGGACGAAGGCGGTGCCCATCATCTTCCTCACGGCGGGCATCGTGGACCAGCAGCGGCGCATCCAGGGCTATGAGACGGGTGCGGTGGACTTCCTGCTGAAGCCCATCGACCCCGCGATCCTGCTGAACAAGGCGGGCATTTTCTACGACCTCGCCCGGCAGCGGCAGGATCTGAAGGAAAGCCAGACCCGGCTCCAGGATCTCAACGAGCGGCTGGCGGCGACGAACGAGCGGCTGGAGAAGGAGGACCGCACCAAGGATGAGTTCCTGGCGATGCTGGCGCATGAACTCCGCAACCCCATCGCCCCCATCCTCACGGGGGTGGACATTCTCCTGAGAACCCCCGGCGATACGGCATTGGTCGGGAAGGTGGCCGGGATGATGAAACGGCAGACCAGCCAGATGGCCCGGCTGATCGATGACCTGCTGGATGTCTCCCGCATCACCATGGGGAAGATCGAGCTGCGTATCGGAGAGATCTCCGTGGCGGAGGTGGTGGATGCCGCGGTGGAGTCGGTGCAGCCGCTCATCACCCGCATGGAACACCGGTTTTTCATGGTGAACGCCCCGGCCGGTTGGCGGATCGAAGCGGATACCCACCGCCTGGCGCAGGTGGTGGCGAACCTCCTGTCGAACGCGGCGAAATACACCCCGCGCGGCGGTGAGATCAGCATGCGGGTGCGGGATGCGGAGGGGAAGCTGGAGATTTCCGTAAAGGACAATGGCAAGGGCATCAGGCCGGAGCACCAGGCGGGCATCTTCGACCTCTTCGACCAAGGGGCTGCCGGGGCGAAGGACGGGCTGGGCATCGGCCTGACCCTGGTGAAGTCCCTGGTGGACATGCACGGTGGCGGGATTTCCCTGAGGAGCGAGGGGGAGGGGAAAGGTTCCGAATTCACCGTGGTCCTCCCGGGGCTGGTCAAGGCGGCCGCGGTGGACGGACAGGATCCGGAAGGGGAGCGGGACGCCGCATCCCCGCAGAAGCTCAAGGTGCTCATCGCGGATGACGGGAAAGCCACTGCTGACATCCTGAACATGTTTTTCATCATGGAGGGGATGGAAACCGCCGTGGCCTATGACGGTGCGCAAGCCATCAAGGCGGCGGAATCATTCGCCCCGGATCTGGTGTGCCTGGACCTGGGGATGCCGGTGGTGGATGGCTATGAAGCGGCGCGGAAGATCCGCAGCATCCGGCCGGGGGCATGGATCGTCGCCCTGAGCGGGTGGGGGAGCGAGGAGGACCGCAGACGGACCGCCGAGGCTGGCTTTGACGAGCATCTCACAAAGCCGGTGAACCCCGGCGACCTGCGCGCGCTGATGAAGCGGAGGTTCTGATTTCCGCCCGAAAACCGCCGGTTGTGAATAACCCTGCCGTGATCGCGTGATGGCGGCATGGCCGTTTTTGGGTATGGTCCGTCTGTCGCGCATGACTCCCCCCCAATCAGGTGCGGCAACACAAATTCCCCCCGAAAAGAAGATCGGTAGGTGATTCCCCCCCACAAGAGGCTTCATCTACCGGTTTTTTCGTTTCCGGACATCGCTGTCAACGTACCCGGTGGAAGGAATCGAGGAATCCAAGCGTATCGTAATGCGATATGATTTCCCTGATCCCGCGATGGTGCAACTGGTTCGGCCTGCTGGCGGTGCTTTCCTGGGCCGGTCTGACGGGGCGGATCTCCGCCGCTGGGGAGGAGCGATTGGTCGAGGAGGCGAAATTACGCTCCCAACTGCTTCATGAGGTGTTGCACGGCGCCCTGCAGGTGATGCACCGGGATTTTTTCAAGGAAGAGGAGAAATCGAAGATCCCGTCGGAATCCCTGGAAGATGTCTTCGAGGAGATGGAGAAGACCTGGGGGGTGAAGATCGAATGGCTGGCGGTGGACACCAAGGCCATGAATGTGGATCACCGGGCGGATGATGCCTTCGAGAAGAAAGCGGTGGAGGTGATCTCCTCCGGAGCGGAGGCGCATGAGATGAAAGAAGGCGCCTATTACCGGTATGCGGGGGTGATTCCCTTGGGAAACCGCTGCCTGAAATGCCATGTGCCGGATCGCACCAGCCTGGAGGAAAGGAAAGCCGCGGTGGTGATTTCCATGCCCCTCCTGCCCACAAAGCAGGTTCCTTGAACGGAGTTGCGGGCTGTGCCAAGTGGTCTATCTGGGCCGCAGCTTCTTCGCCAGTTTGTTCCAAGCCTTGATCGCTTCGCCCGCAGTGGCGAAAATTCCCTCGCAGAGATTGGTTTTCCAAGCGACGCAGGCGGTGTTCGCGCACCGTACGGATGGACCTTGGCGGGAGCCGAGACGGGTTGTGCCTTCGGTCAGTTCCGGGAGAGTGTCACAGAACGGGCACGGGGATATCGCCTCTTCCGGAGGCTGCGGCTGGTCTGAGTGACTGCTCATGGTGCGGAGAGTAGCACAAAAACGGACAGTAATGGGTTACGCGATTACGTAATTGACAATATAAAGTGCTGATAGTGAGTGGTGTTATTTTACGTTGTAAATCAATCGTTTGATTTATTATTGATTGAATTTGAGGCACATTTGACGGGAGAGCATCCGCACGACAAGGGGTGTCCGCGGAGGGCGGCTGGAGTGGGAAATTTTTGGAGTTCCTGAAAAAAACTCCGCGAATTTCGGCGTGACCGGGGTTTGTCTTGATGCTCCAGTGCTGCTGAACCTCACATTCATGGGAAATTTCGACGCATTCCAATCAAAGATGGCGGCAGCGGGTATGGGCGACGCCGCGATCCGGGCCTTCCAGCGGAACCATGAAGCGCTGCTGCGCGATGAAACGGGGATGATCCCGGAAAGCTCCATCAAGCCCGCGCAGGGGATTCCGTCCTCGGAGGAACTGCGGGCGACGGAGGCGGGGAAAGCGCTGCTTTCCCAGGCGGTGGTCATCAAGCTCAACGGCGGCCTTGGAACCGGTATGGGTCTCCAGGGGCCGAAGAGCCTGCTGCCGATCCGGGACGGCGTGAACTTCATCGACCTGATGGTGCGGCAGATCCTCGACCTGCGGAAATCCAGCGGCGCGAACGTGCGCCTGCTGCTGATGAACAGCTTCAGCACCAGCGGAGACACGCTGGCCCATCTGGAGAGATACGCGGCCGATGGCCTGGCGGATGCGTCCGAGGTGGAGCTGATGCAGAACCAGATCCCCAAGATCGACGCGGCCACGCTGGCACCCGTGGAGTGGCCGGCGGACCCGGAACTGGAATGGTGCCCGCCGGGACATGGCGATCTTTTTCCGGCGCTGGTCGGCAGTGGCTGGCTGGACCGCCTGCTGGCGGAGGGCGTGAAGTATACCTTCGTCTCGAACTCGGACAACCTCGGCGCGATCCTCGACCCGGCTTTGCTGGAGTACTTCGCGGCCTCCGGCGCACCTTTCATGATGGAGGTCACGCGGCGGACGGCGGCGGACCGCAAGGGCGGCCATCTGGCCGTGAGGAAAAGCGACGGGCGGCTGCTGCTGCGCGAGGTGGCGCAGTGCCCGGACGAGGACATCGACGCGTTCCAGAACATCGACGAACACCGCTTCTTCAACACCAACTCATTGTGGCTGCGCCTGGATCTGCTGAAGGAGCAACTGGAGGCGGACGCCGGCGTGCTGCCGTTGCCGATGATCAAGAACCGCAAGACGGTGGATCCACGGGACAAGAAATCCACACCGGTCATCCAACTGGAGGTGGCGATGGGTGCGGCGATCGAGTGCTTCGAAGGTTCCCTGGCGGTGGAGGTTCCTCGCAGCCGCTTTGCCCCGGTGAAGACCACCAGCGATCTGCTGGCCCTGCGTTCGGACGCTTACGAGATCCTCTCGAATGGCCAGGTGCGCCTTGCCGCGGAGCGGAACGGCATCCCGCCGGTGATCACGCTTTCCGACGACTACAAGCTGGTGGACCAACTGGAGCCGCTGGGCGTCCCCGGCCTGCTCAACTGCCGCTCGCTGGGAGTGGAGGGCCTGCTCCACTTCCAACCCGGTGTGATCATCGAGGGGGACGTGAAATTCACCCACTCCGGTCCGGAGCGGGTTTCGGTCAGCGCCGGAACCTACAGGGACGACTCCCTGCGCATCGACGGCTGACGCCGCCAAGCAAAGGCCGCACCGGATAGCCCGAGCGACGCCAGCAGGATGGCGTGCGGCTCGGGGATCGAGGTGTATTTCAGGAAGACACTGTTCCCCGTGAGGCTGAGGCTGAGGGTGCCGCTGTCGTCGATCACCACTCCGGAAAGGCCGGTGACCGCACCGGTGGCGGTGGCGATCCTCCATGAGTAGTCCGTGCCCTCATCGAAGTTCACGGCGAGGCCGCTATTGCATGGGTAGTGGCAGGCAGGTCAGGATTTGATCAGCCCGCGGAAACCACGCGGCAGATGGACGGCGGCGACCGCGAGACCGATGCGGGCGAGCAGGGTGCCCGGAGGATAGGCGAGATACCGTCCCTGCCAGGCGGGGTGGTATTTCCGTTTGAAGTCGAAGAGGGATTTGTAGCGGTAGAATTTGTCAAAGCGGTCGAAGATCAGCTTCACCCGCCGCTCCTCCCTCGAAAGCTGTTCCGGATCCGTCTCCGTGTTCGCCAGAGGGGCATTGCCGAGGCTGATCTCGGTGACGCCCTCTTCCCGGAAGTGGTCCATGCTTTCCAGGATGAGGAAGTCCATGATGCCGCCCGGGGAGCCGCGCCCGCGCATGAGGTCCAGCGTGCGGCCGGTGCTCTGCGCGTACGGGATCCAGGTGGCGAAGCACTCCACCTTGCCATCCGGCATCAGCACGACGGCGCACCCGCGCTCCCGGATGTCCGCCAGCGAGAACGCACCGAGGTCGAAGGTCATCTCCCCGCCGCTCTTCGACCGCAGCCATGCATCGGACAGCAGGTGGAGCTGCGCCTCCAGCCCGTGGTCCACGCCTTGCGGGGGATCATACCAGCGGAAGGAAAGGCCCTCCTTCTTCGCCTTGTTGCGCGCGGTGCGGAGGTTCTGGAACTTCCCACCCGCGAGGCTGAACTCCGCCAGCGGGATGCGCGCGTCTTCGCCCACCTTGAAGGTGATGAGACCGGCCTGTTCATAGATGGGCCGGTGCTCGTGGCCCGTGCCGTAGAACAACGGTGTCCAGTCCTGGCCGCGGCAGTAGGCGACGAATTCCTCCACCAGATCCCGCCGGATCTCCGGCGCGCAGACCGGATCCGCGAGAGCGACCGCGATCTCACGCCAGTTTGAGAACGCGACGAAGCCGTCCCCGGACGAGTGGAAGAAGTAGTGCTTGTCGTCCAGCAGGGTGAACGGATCGCTCGGGTCGCGGCCATGCCGTGAGATGATGCCCGCCGCCTTTTCCCGCTCCTCCTGGCTGGAGGCATGCACCCGCCCGGCCAGCACCGGACGGAGCAGGAGCAACAGGACGACCGTGCCGCAGGCGATGCCGGTGAACCTCAGGCGGCCCATGAAGCGTTCGAGGTCCGGGGTGTCGCCAGTGCCCTGGGGACCGCCCGGCAGCCCCAGCGTGGCGGTGAAGGACGCCATGGCGGAGCGGCTCCAGTCGATCGGCTCCGGCAGCTTGCCGGACTCCCCCATATTGTGGATGCCGATGGTGCCGAAGACGACGAGCGCCATGAAAACCACCGGTGCCACGATGAGGCCCAGCCGCACGGAAGGGGCGTCCGACTTAGCGACGAATTCCTTCCGCCAGCGGATGAGCGGCAACAGCAGCACCAGCGCGGCGGCGGAGTGGTGCCAGTCGAACGCCCTCACCAGGTGGAGCGCGGCGGACGCGGACAGCAGGCCCACCGCCAGCCACCATGCCACCCGCTTCCTCCGGCTGAGCCCGCGCGCCAGGAACAGCAGGGACAGCCCGGAAAGCAGCAGCATCAGGCGGCTGTCCTCGCTGACGCCCAGCGGCAGCCATTGCTGCATCCAGTCGATCACGTCGGCGGACTTCGGCATCGATGCTTCCAGCAGGTTGATGAGGCCGATGATGAGGACCGCGGCGACGAGCAGGCGGATGGCGTGTTTCCGTGAAAACAGGAAAACCAGCGCCAGACCGACGGCGAGGGCGGCCGCAGGCCATAGCCCGGAGAGGCCGAAGGGGAGGGAGCGGCCCGGGGTGTCCGGGGAGAGCGAGTCATTTCCGAGCAGCCAGCCCAGTGCCCGTGCCACCTGGGGTTGGAACTCCGGGGCCGGGCCGTCGAAGCCGTGGTTGTAGCCGGGGATCTCGTAGAGGGCGGTGGTCTGCCGCAGGGAGCGGATCCAGGCGGTACTGGAAATGAAGTCAGCCCCGCCGTGGAACTGGGCGATGCGGAGGCCGTCCATCCGCCCGCTGAAGCTGGCGACACCGAACGTACCCTCCCCCGTCGGCGCGATGCCGATCTCATCCTTCAGTTCCAGACCGTAGCGCCCGCGTGAGCCGCAGGAAAACAACAGCAGTCCCCGCAGGTCCGGTGGCCGCTCCGTGCCTGCGGCTGCCACCGCCTGCACCGCCCCCATCGACCAACCTCCATAGAAAACGGGGGTGCCGGGCGGAGCGTCCGGCGACTTCGCCAGCCGTTTGAAATCCTCCGCCAGCAGAGCCGCGTCATAGGGCTTTTCCGCATAGGCGCGGCAGTTCAGCCCGGCCACCCACCAGCCGGCCTCCGCCAGCCATGTGCACATCTCATGTTCCCAGTCCGTCCACCCGCCATCCCCGGAGGCGAAGACGATCACCCCCGCTGGCACTTCCGCTTGCCGGTAGAGGTGGGTTTTGCCCGGGCCGCGTGACAACTCCAGCGGCTTGTCCTCATGGATCGCTCCCGGGCAGAAATTGGCCAGCAGCAAGGAGATCACGAGAAAAAGCCGGAACGGGTTTTTGCTCATATGGTTGATGGGAGGGATACGCTCCGATGAAGTGAACTTTGTTGAAGGCGCAAAACCTCGTTTAATCGAACGAGTGTTGGCATTTAATTGGACAATCAATCATGCTTTTTCAAGCGTCGAGCTTGTCTTTAGTGGCTTCGCCCCCTAAGCCGTGCGCCGCACATGACAAGCGTAGGTCCGATTTCATTTCCAACCGACGGCTTTGACGCCGTGATTTTCGATTGCGACGGCACATTGGTGGACTCGATGCCAGCGCATTTCGATGCTTGGTGCGAGGCCCTCTCCCTTTACGGGGCAGGCGGGGTTTTCAAGGAAGATGTTTTCATCGCCATGGGCGGCCGGCCTACGAGGGACATCGTAGTGGACCTGAACAGCGAGTATGACCTGAAGCTGAACCCGGAGGCCGTGGCGCTCGCTAAGCGCGAGGCATTCCTGAAGCGCATGGGTTCCGTCTGCCTGATCCGGGAAGTGGCGGACTTCGCCCGTTCCCTGCGTGGCAAGGTGCCGATGGCCATTGCAACCGGTGGTTCCCGCCACGTGATCGAGAAAACCCTCAAGGCCGTGGGCATTTCCGATTGGTTCGACGAGGTCGTGACCGCAGAGGACGTCACGGAAGGCAAGCCCGCTCCGGATGTGTTCCTGCGTGCGGCGAAGCTCATGGGGGTCGATCCGGCACGCTGCCTTGCCTTGGAAGACGCGCCCGCCGGCATCCTGGCCGCCCAGCGCGCCGGCATGCAGGTGGTGGCCATCCCGTCCCCGCTGTCCTCGGTGGACGTGTGATGTCCGTAGCGAAGGCCTCACGAGATTCGCTGCAATCCCAAAAATTTTCGGGATTCGGCCTTGCGCGTGGTAGGCAGCTTCTATTGACTCCCCCATGGCGGAGATTTCCCTAGGCCTTTCCTTTGATGATGTGCTTCTCGTGCCGGCTTACAGCGCCGTGCTTCCCGGAGAAGCGGACCTTTCCACCCACGTCACAGCGGGTATCCAGTTGAACATTCCCGTGGTTTCCGCGGCGATGGACACGGTGTCCGAGCATGATCTGGCGATCTCGCTCGCCCGTGAAGGCGGTATCGGTGT
The sequence above is drawn from the Akkermansiaceae bacterium genome and encodes:
- a CDS encoding chemotaxis protein CheB: MNAEVKVNEPFPAVVIGASVGAIEALTRILPTLPAGFPCAVMVVVHLPRHSDSLLSAIFSERCMMKVKEAEDKEPLVPGTIYFAAPDYHLLVNPDFTLALSSDEPVHYSRPSVDVLFESAAAVFGDGLTGVILTGSNEDGAAGLAAVSAAGGYALVQNPSTAEGRNMPASAISACPAAHVLDLEGIAAFLNAMKPSGGTFS
- a CDS encoding UTP--glucose-1-phosphate uridylyltransferase; this translates as MGNFDAFQSKMAAAGMGDAAIRAFQRNHEALLRDETGMIPESSIKPAQGIPSSEELRATEAGKALLSQAVVIKLNGGLGTGMGLQGPKSLLPIRDGVNFIDLMVRQILDLRKSSGANVRLLLMNSFSTSGDTLAHLERYAADGLADASEVELMQNQIPKIDAATLAPVEWPADPELEWCPPGHGDLFPALVGSGWLDRLLAEGVKYTFVSNSDNLGAILDPALLEYFAASGAPFMMEVTRRTAADRKGGHLAVRKSDGRLLLREVAQCPDEDIDAFQNIDEHRFFNTNSLWLRLDLLKEQLEADAGVLPLPMIKNRKTVDPRDKKSTPVIQLEVAMGAAIECFEGSLAVEVPRSRFAPVKTTSDLLALRSDAYEILSNGQVRLAAERNGIPPVITLSDDYKLVDQLEPLGVPGLLNCRSLGVEGLLHFQPGVIIEGDVKFTHSGPERVSVSAGTYRDDSLRIDG
- a CDS encoding HAD family phosphatase; protein product: MTSVGPISFPTDGFDAVIFDCDGTLVDSMPAHFDAWCEALSLYGAGGVFKEDVFIAMGGRPTRDIVVDLNSEYDLKLNPEAVALAKREAFLKRMGSVCLIREVADFARSLRGKVPMAIATGGSRHVIEKTLKAVGISDWFDEVVTAEDVTEGKPAPDVFLRAAKLMGVDPARCLALEDAPAGILAAQRAGMQVVAIPSPLSSVDV
- a CDS encoding DUF2156 domain-containing protein, yielding MSKNPFRLFLVISLLLANFCPGAIHEDKPLELSRGPGKTHLYRQAEVPAGVIVFASGDGGWTDWEHEMCTWLAEAGWWVAGLNCRAYAEKPYDAALLAEDFKRLAKSPDAPPGTPVFYGGWSMGAVQAVAAAGTERPPDLRGLLLFSCGSRGRYGLELKDEIGIAPTGEGTFGVASFSGRMDGLRIAQFHGGADFISSTAWIRSLRQTTALYEIPGYNHGFDGPAPEFQPQVARALGWLLGNDSLSPDTPGRSLPFGLSGLWPAAALAVGLALVFLFSRKHAIRLLVAAVLIIGLINLLEASMPKSADVIDWMQQWLPLGVSEDSRLMLLLSGLSLLFLARGLSRRKRVAWWLAVGLLSASAALHLVRAFDWHHSAAALVLLLPLIRWRKEFVAKSDAPSVRLGLIVAPVVFMALVVFGTIGIHNMGESGKLPEPIDWSRSAMASFTATLGLPGGPQGTGDTPDLERFMGRLRFTGIACGTVVLLLLLRPVLAGRVHASSQEEREKAAGIISRHGRDPSDPFTLLDDKHYFFHSSGDGFVAFSNWREIAVALADPVCAPEIRRDLVEEFVAYCRGQDWTPLFYGTGHEHRPIYEQAGLITFKVGEDARIPLAEFSLAGGKFQNLRTARNKAKKEGLSFRWYDPPQGVDHGLEAQLHLLSDAWLRSKSGGEMTFDLGAFSLADIRERGCAVVLMPDGKVECFATWIPYAQSTGRTLDLMRGRGSPGGIMDFLILESMDHFREEGVTEISLGNAPLANTETDPEQLSREERRVKLIFDRFDKFYRYKSLFDFKRKYHPAWQGRYLAYPPGTLLARIGLAVAAVHLPRGFRGLIKS
- a CDS encoding response regulator, with amino-acid sequence MSSKPDINFLLVDDLEANLIALEAILKKEGLTLLKARSGREALELLLVHEIALAFVDVQMPEMTGFELAEMMRGTERTKAVPIIFLTAGIVDQQRRIQGYETGAVDFLLKPIDPAILLNKAGIFYDLARQRQDLKESQTRLQDLNERLAATNERLEKEDRTKDEFLAMLAHELRNPIAPILTGVDILLRTPGDTALVGKVAGMMKRQTSQMARLIDDLLDVSRITMGKIELRIGEISVAEVVDAAVESVQPLITRMEHRFFMVNAPAGWRIEADTHRLAQVVANLLSNAAKYTPRGGEISMRVRDAEGKLEISVKDNGKGIRPEHQAGIFDLFDQGAAGAKDGLGIGLTLVKSLVDMHGGGISLRSEGEGKGSEFTVVLPGLVKAAAVDGQDPEGERDAASPQKLKVLIADDGKATADILNMFFIMEGMETAVAYDGAQAIKAAESFAPDLVCLDLGMPVVDGYEAARKIRSIRPGAWIVALSGWGSEEDRRRTAEAGFDEHLTKPVNPGDLRALMKRRF
- a CDS encoding protein-glutamate O-methyltransferase CheR, with amino-acid sequence MKSRESEIEEIELGLLLEAIYRRYHYDFRDYSEASLRRRLGQACLHFGLSSFSQLQHLILHEEGMMAKMLQFLTVQVSEMFRDPSYFRALREKVLPHLRTYPSLKVWVAGCSSGEELYSLVITFREEGLEDRTIFYATDINTDALEKAQAGVYELDRLALFTANHRASGGRSSLSDYYSTGYGRAIFDKSLRKRTVFSDHSLVSDAVFAETQLVSCRNVMIYFNRELQDRAIGLFKDSLSRKGFLGIGSKESLRFSAHAAGFSEFDRDERIYQKEGGE
- a CDS encoding response regulator, with product MPLSQPAPLPITKKRTGNLPLYLGFVGAVVFFLLSGINAFRNTVALREGMRHVENTHTVIVSLESVLSFMKDAETGQRGYLITGNEDYLRPYFNAQTGVEAELVRLRKVTAGSPVHRDLLPKVEVLISAKFTELEETIKLRRERGFESALAVVATDRGRRVMDGLRDNLALMKQEERGIRGLRISEMEQAHQATIASGVITAVLGLVLSYAVMWLLRRHQEQRRRQEWSQAGRIELGASMAGEQRLEPLAEGVLHFLSRYVDAHAGVMFVSRKGRFERLAMVGTSEGGVPSKFEAGEGLLGRAVAEKSVQRIDDVPEGYLTVTSGLGEGVPRHLLVIPAKVDDTVNAVIELGFIHPLNEEKQQFLAQTSELVGMAVRSSLYRENLQELLEETQRQSEEVQTQSEELRVSNEELDEQTRALKETQARLELQQTEMEQINTQLEEQTQILERQKADLLDSKVALEIQAAEVEQASRYKSDFLANMSHELRTPLNSSLILAKLLSENRGGNLTEEQVKYAHTIESAGNDLLNLINDVLDLSKIEAGHMDISPVRVTLAEVSGNMRDIFEPIAREKGVKLTVEVDPNLPEAMETDPQRLEQILKNLLSNALKFTEKGEVVLRVGRGPRNQLSFKVSDTGIGIAAEKRRAIFDPFFQGDAGTSRKYGGTGLGLSISRNLARLLGGEMRLVSEVGKGSTFTLLVPEVWQAPAPGAVPAPVPAEKAPDLDRLLEETSRHAPAAPAAPPITEGTVPDDREALSGRGRVILVVEDDKSFAEIVYDLAREMSFECLVATSAEEALRLAKRFIPNAIVLDVGLPDNSGLIVLEQLKSDPNTRHIPVHVVSASDYTRTALSLGAVGYMMKPVKREQLVETFRKLEMKISQKVRRVLLVEDDPVQMDAMRDLLGSRDVEAVCARTAAECLEQLGGSTFDCMVLDLSLPDASGFALLEKLSMEHAYSFPPVIVYTGRVLSSEEEQRLRKYSKSIIIKGAKSPERLLDEVTLFLHQVVSELPAEKRRLIEKATSRDEALEGRRVLIAEDDVRNVFALTSLLEGRGVKVQIARNGREALEVLADSLQDPSKKVDLVLMDVMMPEMDGITAMKEIRRRQEWKKLPIIALTAKAMRSDQEQCLAAGANDYLAKPLDVEKLLSLVRVWMPR
- a CDS encoding DUF3365 domain-containing protein, with translation MISLIPRWCNWFGLLAVLSWAGLTGRISAAGEERLVEEAKLRSQLLHEVLHGALQVMHRDFFKEEEKSKIPSESLEDVFEEMEKTWGVKIEWLAVDTKAMNVDHRADDAFEKKAVEVISSGAEAHEMKEGAYYRYAGVIPLGNRCLKCHVPDRTSLEERKAAVVISMPLLPTKQVP
- a CDS encoding PEP-CTERM sorting domain-containing protein, with the protein product MNFDEGTDYSWRIATATGAVTGLSGVVIDDSGTLSLSLTGNSVFLKYTSIPEPHAILLASLGLSGAAFAWRRQPSMRRESSL